TGCTGGTGCTCGACGCGACCACCGGCCAGAACGCGCTGTCACAGATCGAGGTGTTCAAGGAAATGGCGGGCGTCACCGGCCTCGTCATGACCAAGCTCGATGGTTCCGCGCGCGGCGGCATCCTCGTCGCGGCGGCGGAGAAATACGGCCTGCCCATCCATGCGATCGGCGTCGGCGAAGGCATGGGCGATCTCCGCCCGTTCGACGCCAACGAAGTCTCGCGGATCATCGCCGGTGTGGATGGAGTGCGTCGTGGTTGAGATCAGCAAGAAGCCCGTCAACGCGCCAATCCTGCGCATGGCGGTCGATTACGGCCCGCTCGTCGTGTTCTTCGCGGTCAATTACCTCGCCCCCGGCCCGACCGTGGCCAAGGCGGTCGCCGCGACCATCGCCTTCATGATCGCCGAAGTGGCGGCCCTGCTGTTCTCGCAACTGAAGCTCGGCTCGATCTCGCCGATGCTGTGGATCACCGGCGCGCTGGTGCTCGTGTTCGGCGGGCTGACGATCTATTTCCACGACCAGCAGTTCATTCAGATGAAGCCGACCTTCGTCTACGCCTTGTTCGGCGGCCTCCTGCTGTTCGGCTGGCTGACCGGCCGCCCGCTCCTCCAGCAACTGCTCGGAACTGCCTATCCGGGGCTGGACGCCGAAGGCTGGCGCAAGCTCACGCGCAACTGGGCGATCTTCTTCATCCTGATGGCGATCGGCAACGAAGCCGTCTGGCGCGGCACCGCGATGCTGTGGGGCAAGGACGCGGGCTGGAACGCGTGGCTCTGGTACAAGATGCCCGGCTGCGTCATCATCACGCTCGTCTTCGCGATGGCGAACGTGCCGATGCTGATGAAACATGGCCTGACGCTGGGCGACGACAAGCCGCCGATCGTACCGCCGGAAGGCTGACACCTTTTTATACGTCGCCCCGGCTTTCATACGTCACCCCAGCGCAAGCTGGGGTCTCCCGCAATCACGCGAGCGCGTCGAACAGATCGCACTTCCGGGTTGCCCACCTCAATAAGCTCGACATTCCAGTCGCGCCGCCAAGCCTTGAGCGCTTTCTCGCGGGCAATGGCCTCCTCGATCGTGTCGAACTGCTCGGCATGAACCAAGGTCTTGATGCCATAACGACGGCAATACGCCGATATACAGCATGCCCCTCGGCTTGCTCGCCATCAGATACGTCCAGCACCCGCGCTCACGACATAGAAAAAGGGCCGGAAACCCTGCGGTCTCCGGCCCCTTCGCTAACTGTCAGCGCTCGGATCAGCCCTGCTGGTCGGCCCGGCTCACACCCTCGCCGTCGAGGTTCTGCGCGGCGAATTCCCAGTTGAGGATCTTGCCGGTCAGCGCTTCGAGATAGCCCGGGCGCGCGTTGCGGTAATCGATGTAATAGGCATGCTCCCACACGTCGATCGTCAGCAGCGGCTTGTAATCATAGACGACGGGCGTGTCGGCGTCGTGCAGCGACGTCACCTTGAGCTTGCCGTCTTCGAGCACCAGCCAGCCCCAGCCGCTCGCGAAATGGTTGGTCGATTCGGCGACCAACGCCTTCACCAGCGCCTCGGTCGAGCCGAAGCTCTCTTCGATCATCTCGGCGAGCTTGCCGGTCGGCGCGGCATAGTTCGGGGTCAGCGAGTTCCAGAAGAACGTGTGGTTCCAGATCTGCGCGGAATTGTTGAACAGGCCCTTGTCGCCGGTTTCCTTGGCGTGGCGGATGACCTCGACCAGCGACTTTCCCTCAAGGCCCTTCTCGGTGACGAAACCGTTGGTCTTGTCGACATAGGCCTTGTGATGCTTGCCGTGGTGGAAATCGAACGTCTCGGCGGACATCGTCGGGGCGAGCGCGTCCTTGGGGAAAGGCAGCGGGGGAAGTTCGAAAGCCATAGGATATCCTCCTTCAGAGACGTTCAGGATCACGGCGCAAACGCCTGTGGGCTGGAAATGGGTCCGTGGAGATTATTACGCAACCGATTCGGAATTGAGAATGAATCGCAACTACTTACTGCGAATCATTTGCAACCATACGTGTCGAGCACCTATGCCCCCGCCGAGATCAGCCCGTGCCGCTTCAGCGCATGCCGCAACTGATCGTAGCTCAGCCCCAGCGCATCCGCCGTCGCGCGCTGGTTGAAGCGATGCTCGGCCATCGCCTTCTTGAGCAGATCGCGCTCGAAGCGCGCGATCCGGCTCTTGAAGTCGCCCGGTTCGTCTTCCTCGACCACCGGCGCAGCCGCCGCCGCGATCGGCGCCGCCTCCACCGTCATCGCCCCGCCCTGGCCCCCACGCGGGCGATATTGCGACTGAAACGGATCGAACTCGATCGCGTCGATCGGCGTGTCGCGCTCCCAGCGGTACACCGCGCGCTCGACGACGTTGCGAAGCTCGCGCACGTTGCCCGGCCAGTCATAGGCGACCAGCGCCGCCATCGCCTCGCGCGTGAAGCCCGGCCAGTCGAGCCGTCCCATTTCCGACGCCATCCGCCGCCCGTAATGCTCGGCGAGCACCGGCACGTCGCCGGTCCGCGCGCGGAGCGGCGGCAGCGTCACCACCTCGAACGACAGCCGGTCGAGCAGATCGGCGCGGAACTGGTGCCGCGCCACCTTGTCGGGCAGATGCTCGTTGGTCGCCGCGACGATCCGCACGTCGACGCGAAGCGGCCGCGACGATCCGATCCGAGTCACCTCGCCATATTCGACCGCGCGCAGCAGCCGGTCCTGCGCCGCCATCGACAGCGTGCCGAGTTCGTCGAGGAACAACGTGCCGCCATGCGCCTCCTCGAACCGCCCCTGCCGCGCCTTGGTCGCGCCGGTGAACGCGCCCGCCTCATGCCCGAACAGTTCGGCCTCGATCAGCGTCTCGGGCAGCGCCGCGCAGTTCATGATGACGAGCGGCTGGTCCCAACGCGGGCTCAGCCGGTGAAGCCGCTCCGCCACCAGTTCCTTGCCGGTGCCGCGCTCGCCGATCACCAGCACCGGCCGGTCGAGCGCCGCCGCGCGGCTGGCGCGCTCCAGCGCATCGAGAAACGGGCCTGACTGGCCGATTACCTGGGTCACACGCTCCATTGCCAAGCTTTGGCGTAAATTCCCAAGGCTTGGCAAGCGCACAATGCGGCAAAGCTGTCGATCCGTTCAGGAAACCGCGCAAACCCGCCATTTTCAAAACTGGCACGAACCCTGCAAAGCTCATCCCGTACACAACGAGTACCGCGTTACTCCAAGGAGTTTTTCCAAGATGGGCATTTTTTCCCGGACCCGCGACATCGTCGCCGCCAACTTCACCGACCTGCTCGACAAGGCGGAAGACCCGGCGAAGATGATCCGCATGATCATCCTCGAAATGGAGGAAACCCTGGTCGAAGTGCGCGCCTCCGCCGCGCGCACCATCGCCGACCAGAAGGAGATGCGCCGCCACATCGACAAGCTCGGCAAGCTCCAGGATAGCTGGACCGAAAAGGCCGAACTGGCGCTGTCGAAGGGCCGCGAGGATCTCGCCAAGGCCGCCCTCGTCGAGAAGCAGAAGGCCGCCGACATGGCCGATCGCCTCAAGGACGAAATCGCCGTGCTCGACGAGGCGTTGCGCGCGTCGGAGGAGGACATCAACAAGCTCCAGACCAAGCTTCGCGAGGCCCGCACCCGCCAGACCTCGATCGTCACCCGGTTGGAGAGCGCGCAAAACCGCTACAAGCTTCGCGAACTCTACAACGGCCCGCGCATGCAGGATGCGTTCTCGCGCTTCGACGTGCTCGAAGGCCGCATCGACATGGCCGAGGGCCGCGCCGACGCCGCCGGTCTGGGTTCGCAGCCCAAGTCGCTCGAAGAGGAAATCGCCGAGCTCAAGACCGCCGACAAGGTCGATGCCGAACTCGCCGCGCTGAAGGCGCGCATGAACAAGGACGGTTGAGATGGAAGACGTTTTCCTCCCCATCGTCATCTGCGGCATGCTCTTCGTCGGCATGCCCTGGGTGATCCTGCACTACATCACCAAGTGGAAGCAGGCCCCCAAGATCACCGACGAGGATGAGAAACTGCTCGACGAGCTCCACCTGCTCGCCCGCCGGCTCGAAGACCGGTTGCAGACGGTGGAGCGGATCGTCGCCGCCGACCATCCCGATTGGCGCCCCGGCGTTTCGGCCGACCCGCGCCCTTCCTACGACCTTTCCAAGAGGAACTGAGCCATGAGCGCGAGCCGCACCAAATTCTACCTCGACAAGCAGAACCGCAAATGGCTGGGCGTCTGTTCGGGGATCGCCGATTACACCGGCATCGATGCCACCTGGGTCCGCGTCGGCGCGGTGGTCCTCACCATCGCCGGCGGCTTCCCCTGGACGCTCCTCGCCTATTGGCTGGTCGCCTGGATGGCCGATGCCAAGCCCTACGGCCTGTATGACAGCAAGGAAGACCAGAAATTCTGGCAGGGCGTGCGCAGCAACCCGACCCGCTCGACCGCCGAGGTCCGCTCGAAGTTCCGCGACATCGACCGCCGCCTCGCCGACATCGAGATGATGTACACCAGCCGCAACACGCGCCTCGCCGACGAGATCGAAAGCCTGCGCTAAGCGCGGCTTCGATCCCTGCACCACGCACCGCAACAGGATACCGATGATGTCGACCACCTGGGGACTGCTCGTACCGCTCGCCGCGATCACGATTTTCCCGCTGAGCAAGGTGTTCAACACCTGGGTTCGCGCGAAACACGGCTACCCGCTCGAAGACGAGCGCCGCCGCGACAAGGATCGCCTCTCGACCACGCGCGAAACCGAATTGCTGAGCGCCGAGAATGAGCGGCTGACCGGCAAGATCGGCCGGCTCGAGGAGCGGATCGCGGTGCTCGAACGCATCGCCACCGACCCCGCCGAGCGCACCGCGCGCGAGATCGAGGCGCTTCGCACCAGCGACTGATCCGCCGCCCCACGTTTCCTACCCCCGTTTGAACATCCACCCGCGCGCGACCCATACGGTCGCGCCGACAGGAAAGGCTCGTCTCATGCTTCTCGGTTTTCTCGCTGTCCTCGCCACCATCACCGCCATCGGCGTCTTCGCCACCGAACGCGTCGATCGCCCGCGCCGCCGCCGCGAACGGCTCGCCCCGCAGGGCGATGCGCAGTAACATCACCGCCTTGGCAGGGGAGTTTTCCACATGAACCCGTTTGAAATGGTCGTCGCGATCATCGTCGTCATCACGGTCGGCCGCGTGCTGATGGCCCGCTTCGGTGTGGTCCACAGCAAGCACGGCGAGCAGGTCGCCTTCCGCGACGACGGCGCGACCAAGGCCGAGAACGCCCGGCTGCAGGAGGAATTGCGCAGCATGAAGGAGCGGCTCGCCGTCCTCGAACGCCTCGCCACCGACAATGACACGAGCAGCGCCCGCCTCGATCGCCAGATCGAACGCCTGCGCGACCCGAAGTGACCCTCATGACCGCAGGAGCAGGGATCATGACCGACCCGAGTTTCTACATGACGATGGCCGCCACCGCTTTGGCCGGAGTGGCCATCCTCGCCTACACCACCCTGACCGGCTGGCGCGGCTGGCTCGCGCTCAAGCAGCAGGAATTGCAGCACCAGCCCGGCGGCGACCGCACCGCCCCGGCCATGCCCAACGCCAGCGCCCGCATCGAGATCGCCGACCTGAAGGAACGCATCCGCAAGCTTGAAGCGATCGCGGCGGGGGTGGATTTGTAACCCACGACTGGAAACGCCAGTCCTCCCCACCCCGCTCGCCCTGAGCTTGTCGAAGCCTGTCCTGAGCGGCTGGCTTTGCCGGCCAGCCGAAGGGGGCGTGTACCAAGCGGGCAACTCGCCACTTAGAGCGTGACGACGTTAAATAGCTCCGTTCGTGCTGAGTAACGGCCGAGTAGCCCGCAGGGCGTATCGAGGTCGTGTATCGAAGCACAGGCCACGAGTCCCACCTGCTCATCTCGATACGGCGCAAGCGCCTACTCGATCCCTACTCAGCACGAACGGGCCATCACGCTCGATATCATTGTGTTCCGAACACGTGCTTCGACACGCTTGTGTGTTGGAAATGTGCATAATGGCGATTGCCGGGACGGGGTGGCCACCCCGTCCCGGCGGCGGATGTGAGGCCGTTCGACTTGGCGATCTTGCAAGATCGTTGCTGAGCAGGGCCGCATCCGTCTTCCCAAACCCCGAACAGTTGCTTGGGGCCATTACGGACCCCGCATCACAAGCTTGGGAGACCGGATCATGCCACAGCCCGACCTGTTTGTCGGCATCGATGTTGCCAAAAACGAATTGGTTGTCCGCCTTCATCCTCTCGGTGAGGAATGGCGTTTTGCGAACGACAAGGCGGGGTTGAAGGCGCTCGAACACCGCCTCAAGGCGTTTGCCGCCCGATATCATCTCCTCATCGGCTTCGAGGCGACGGGTGGCTACGAGCGCAAGCTTGCCGCGCTGCTCGACCGCCTCGGGCTGACCGCGTATCTGCTCGATCCCGCCCGGGTGCGCAACTTCGCCCGCGCCGAGCGGCAGTTAGCGAAAACCGACCCGCTGGATGCCGCCGTGATCGCGCGTTGCCTCGCCGCGCTCCATCCCGAACTCACCCCATATCGGCACGATCCTCAGGCAGCACGCCTTGCCGAGCATGTCCGCATGCGCGATCTCGCCGTCGCCCAGCGCATCCAGCTCGGCAATCAGTTCGAGACCCTCGACGATCCTGCCATGCGCCGCCTCGTCAAAGCCCAGGTCGGCAAACTCAAAGCGCTCGCCCTGCGGATCGAAAAGGCCATCGCCGCCCTCATCGCCGCAAGCCCCGATCTGGCGACACGCGAACGCCTGATGCGCTCCGCACCCGGTATCGGCCCGATCGTGGCGGCATGCCTGCTCGCGCACATGCCAGAGCTCGGCGCGCTCTCCAGCCGACAAGCCGCAGCCCTCGTCGGCGTCGCCCCCTTCGACCGGCAAAGCGGCGCCACCCGAAAACCCGGACGGTGCGCCGGCGGAAGACCCGCTGTACGCAGGTGCCTCTACCTCGCCGCTCTCGCTATCGCACGCTCCAAAAAAGGCCCCCTCGCACAAACCTGCCAGCGCCTCCGCGACAACGGCAAACCCGCCAAGGTCGCCCTCGTCGCAACCATGCGAAAACTCATCATCACACTCAATGCCATGCTCAAATCACAGCAAACATACCGGCATGCATGAACACAGTTGCTCAGCACGAACGGGGTAGGGAAACGCGGTAGACGCCCCCGCCCCATCCCGTTACCGCCAACCGCCATGACGACACTCGCCGACCTGCACGAAGAATACGCCTTCCTCGACGCCGACGATCGCTACCGGCTGTTGATCGATCTCGGCAAGACGCTCGAACCGATGCCCGATCCGCTCAAGACCGACGCGACTCTGGTGCGCGGCTGCTCGGCCTCGGT
This genomic stretch from Sphingomonas panacis harbors:
- the pspB gene encoding envelope stress response membrane protein PspB is translated as MEDVFLPIVICGMLFVGMPWVILHYITKWKQAPKITDEDEKLLDELHLLARRLEDRLQTVERIVAADHPDWRPGVSADPRPSYDLSKRN
- the pspC gene encoding envelope stress response membrane protein PspC, translated to MSASRTKFYLDKQNRKWLGVCSGIADYTGIDATWVRVGAVVLTIAGGFPWTLLAYWLVAWMADAKPYGLYDSKEDQKFWQGVRSNPTRSTAEVRSKFRDIDRRLADIEMMYTSRNTRLADEIESLR
- a CDS encoding inner membrane-spanning protein YciB; this translates as MVEISKKPVNAPILRMAVDYGPLVVFFAVNYLAPGPTVAKAVAATIAFMIAEVAALLFSQLKLGSISPMLWITGALVLVFGGLTIYFHDQQFIQMKPTFVYALFGGLLLFGWLTGRPLLQQLLGTAYPGLDAEGWRKLTRNWAIFFILMAIGNEAVWRGTAMLWGKDAGWNAWLWYKMPGCVIITLVFAMANVPMLMKHGLTLGDDKPPIVPPEG
- a CDS encoding superoxide dismutase — its product is MAFELPPLPFPKDALAPTMSAETFDFHHGKHHKAYVDKTNGFVTEKGLEGKSLVEVIRHAKETGDKGLFNNSAQIWNHTFFWNSLTPNYAAPTGKLAEMIEESFGSTEALVKALVAESTNHFASGWGWLVLEDGKLKVTSLHDADTPVVYDYKPLLTIDVWEHAYYIDYRNARPGYLEALTGKILNWEFAAQNLDGEGVSRADQQG
- a CDS encoding IS110 family transposase, with the translated sequence MPQPDLFVGIDVAKNELVVRLHPLGEEWRFANDKAGLKALEHRLKAFAARYHLLIGFEATGGYERKLAALLDRLGLTAYLLDPARVRNFARAERQLAKTDPLDAAVIARCLAALHPELTPYRHDPQAARLAEHVRMRDLAVAQRIQLGNQFETLDDPAMRRLVKAQVGKLKALALRIEKAIAALIAASPDLATRERLMRSAPGIGPIVAACLLAHMPELGALSSRQAAALVGVAPFDRQSGATRKPGRCAGGRPAVRRCLYLAALAIARSKKGPLAQTCQRLRDNGKPAKVALVATMRKLIITLNAMLKSQQTYRHA
- the pspA gene encoding phage shock protein PspA, which translates into the protein MGIFSRTRDIVAANFTDLLDKAEDPAKMIRMIILEMEETLVEVRASAARTIADQKEMRRHIDKLGKLQDSWTEKAELALSKGREDLAKAALVEKQKAADMADRLKDEIAVLDEALRASEEDINKLQTKLREARTRQTSIVTRLESAQNRYKLRELYNGPRMQDAFSRFDVLEGRIDMAEGRADAAGLGSQPKSLEEEIAELKTADKVDAELAALKARMNKDG
- the pspF gene encoding phage shock protein operon transcriptional activator codes for the protein MERVTQVIGQSGPFLDALERASRAAALDRPVLVIGERGTGKELVAERLHRLSPRWDQPLVIMNCAALPETLIEAELFGHEAGAFTGATKARQGRFEEAHGGTLFLDELGTLSMAAQDRLLRAVEYGEVTRIGSSRPLRVDVRIVAATNEHLPDKVARHQFRADLLDRLSFEVVTLPPLRARTGDVPVLAEHYGRRMASEMGRLDWPGFTREAMAALVAYDWPGNVRELRNVVERAVYRWERDTPIDAIEFDPFQSQYRPRGGQGGAMTVEAAPIAAAAAPVVEEDEPGDFKSRIARFERDLLKKAMAEHRFNQRATADALGLSYDQLRHALKRHGLISAGA